The Colias croceus chromosome 23, ilColCroc2.1 genome window below encodes:
- the LOC123702240 gene encoding uncharacterized protein LOC123702240: MSTKAVHLELVGDLSTDSFLGALKRFVARRGRCSHIWSDQGTNFVGANKELLELFQQANLQIPGHLPATLAEDGIQWHFNPPYSPNFGGLWEAGVKSIKYHLRRILDKHLTFEEMTTLLCQIEACLNSRPLCPIDNNRY; this comes from the coding sequence atgtctaCCAAGGCAGTTCATTTGGAATTAGTTGGGGATTTAAGCACTGATTCTTTCTTAGGCGCGTTAAAACGTTTTGTAGCTCGAAGGGGAAGATGTAGCCACATTTGGAGCGATCAAGGCACTAATTTTGTAGGTGCCAACAAGGAATTGTTGGAGCTGTTCCAACAGgctaatttacaaataccagGCCATCTACCAGCTACTTTAGCAGAAGATGGCATACAATGGCACTTCAATCCACCTTACAGTCCAAATTTTGGAGGCTTATGGGAAGCGGGGGTGAAATCCATCAAATATCACTTGCGAAGAATTTTAGATAAGCATCTAACTTTCGAAGAGATGACAACATTGCTGTGCCAGATAGAAGCATGCTTAAATTCCAGACCGTTGTGTCCAATCGACAATAACAGATACTGA
- the LOC123702169 gene encoding uncharacterized protein LOC123702169 — protein MSGVEQLLALLEDTALLLQKAQTNLKKCPKQRLTKGYVEARLQSIEEYWNTFKEAHNSLVRTVPKEKKSEISYFVNEDFFVFEDLYLCIKADLKDLLINANKSPAYGTSLEVANNANEQLKLPKILLPTFSGSYEDWPSYRDMFQSLVHNNSALGDVQKLYYLKSSLTGEAENILKHVQITQANYEQSWNLLNKRFGNKKMMVNSILKRLFNQKKMSSQNYKLIKNLLDTTTECLNSLKNINIITDSWDPLIIFLVVQKLDPESHKDWEEYVQNDTDKLPSWEQLQQFLQLKFRTLELLSPSTSKERSFHIATPAVQFKPCPKCQLEHALCHCKEFISLTPQQKNEFVRSNNICFNCLCSGHMVSKCRLRVSCKVCQRRHHSLLHQSMAMVKPSNIESHFNQVEDEIDEEQQEQHLEEQMAPAE, from the exons ATGAGTGGTGTCGAGCAGTTACTGGCCTTATTGGAGGATACGGCTTTATTGTTACAAAAGGcgcaaactaatttaaaaaagtgtcCAAAACAACGACTGACGAAGGGGTACGTGGAAGCCCGCTTACAAAGTATTGAGGAGTATTGGAACACTTTTAAAGAGGCTCACAATAGTTTGGTGAGAACAGTGCCTAAAGAAAAGAAATCTGAAATATCGTATTTTGTGAAcgaagatttttttgtatttgaagATCTTTATTTATGCATCAAGGCCGATCTAAAAGATCTTTTAATAAACGCTAATAAGAGTCCTGCCTATGGAACAAGTTTGGAAGTAGCAAATAACGCGAACGAGCAGTTAAAGCTGCCTAAAATCTTGCTACCGACGTTTTCGGGCTCATATGAAGATTGGCCCTCGTATAGAGACATGTTTCAGTCATTGGTGCATAATAACTCCGCGCTTGGGGatgtacaaaaattatattacttaaaGAGTAGCTTAACTGGTGAagctgaaaatatattaaaacatgtTCAGATAACACAGGCGAATTATGAGCAATCctggaatttattaaataaacgatttggaaataaaaaaatgatggttaattcaatattaaaaagattatttaatcaaaagaaaatgagctcacaaaattataaattaataaagaacttaCTGGACACTACCACAGAGTGccttaatagtttaaaaaacataaacataatcACAGACTCTTGGGAtcctttaattatatttctggtTGTACAGAAATTGGACCCAGAGTCACATAAGGATTGGGAAGAGTATGTCCAGAATGATACCGACAAATTACCAAGTTGGGAACAATTACAAcagtttttacaattaaaatttcgtaCTTTGGAGTTATTATCGCCATCGACATCTAAAGAAAGGTCATTCCATATAGCGACGCCCGCAGTGCAATTTAAACCCTGTCCAAAATGTCAACTAGAACATGCTTTATGCCACTGTAAAGAATTTATATCACTTACACCACAACAAAAGAATGAGTTTGTTCGTTCCAATAATATTTGCTTTAATTGTTTATGCAGTGGGCATATGGTGAGCAAATGTCGTTTGCGGGTTTCTTGTAAGGTATGTCAACGGCGTCATCATTCTTTGTTGCATCAGTCAATGGCCATGGTCAAACCCAGCAACATAGAATCGCACTTTAATCAGGTGGAGGATGAGATAGACGAAGAACAGCAGGAGCAACACTTGGAGGAACAG ATGGCGCCGGCAGAATAA
- the LOC123702241 gene encoding RE1-silencing transcription factor A-like, with translation MGTAEPTDWLIDTAVPTDLRTDTTEPMDLRMGTNEPIDLRIDTAEPTDLRMNTAEPTDLRMDIAEPIDGLIDTAVPTDWRMGTTVPTYWRMGTTIPTYLRMDTTEPTDWRMDTAELTYCSMDTAVPTYGSMDTAEPT, from the coding sequence ATGGGCACAGCTGAACCGACAGACTGGCTTATAGATACAGCTGTACCGACAGACTTGCGTACGGACACAACTGAACCGATGGACTTGCGTATGGGCACAAATGAACCGATAGACTTGCGTATAGACACAGCTGAACCGACAGACTTGCGTATGAACACAGCTGAACCGACAGACTTGCGTATGGACATAGCTGAACCAATAGACGGGCTTATAGACACAGCTGTTCCGACAGACTGGCGTATGGGCACAACTGTACCGACATACTGGCGTATGGGCACAACTATACCGACATACTTGCGTATGGACACAACTGAACCGACAGACTGGCGTATGGACACAGCTGAACTGACATACTGCAGTATGGACACAGCTGTACCAACATACGGGAGTATGGACACAGCTGAACCGACATAG
- the LOC123702243 gene encoding uncharacterized protein LOC123702243: MGTTEPTDWLIDTAVPTDWRMDTAEPTYCSMGTAVPTYGSIDTAVPTSNIREYGDRLAQKDLRIDTAEPTDLRMNTAEPTDLRMDIAEPIDGLIDTAVPTDWRMGTAEPTYGNTVPTDWRMDTAEPTYCSMGTAVPTYGSMDTAVPTSNIWEYGHS, translated from the exons ATGGGTACAACTGAACCGACAGACTGGCTTATAGATACAGCTGTACCGACAGACTGGCGTATGGACACAGCTGAACCGACATACTGCAGTATGGGCACGGCTGTACCAACATACGGGAGTATAGACACAGCTGTACCAACGTCCAACATACGGGAGTATGGAGACAGACTGGC ACAGAAAGACTTGCGTATAGACACAGCTGAACCGACAGACTTGCGTATGAACACAGCTGAACCGACAGACTTGCGTATGGACATAGCTGAACCAATAGACGGGCTTATAGACACAGCTGTTCCGACAGACTGGCGTATGGGCACAGCTGAACCGACATACGGGA ATACTGTACCGACAGACTGGCGTATGGACACAGCTGAACCGACATACTGCAGTATGGGCACGGCTGTACCAACATACGGGAGTATGGACACAGCTGTACCAACGTCCAACATTTGGGAGTATGGACACAGCTGA
- the LOC123702244 gene encoding uncharacterized protein LOC123702244, with the protein MGTAVPTYGSMDTAEPTFCSMDTAVPTYGSMGTAEPTDLRMDTAELTDSRIYRQTGVWTQLNRHTAVWTQLYQHTGVWTQLNRHSMGTAIPTDWLIDTAVPTDLRTDTTEPMDLRMDTAEPPYCSMVTAEPTYRSMDTAEPTYWSMGTAELTYCSMDTAVPTYGSMDTAEPTDLRMDINELTDSRMDTTEPTDWRMGTTEPTDWNMGTADPTKWCIDTVELTELFLNTATLTVR; encoded by the coding sequence ATGGGCACGGCTGTACCAACATACGGGAGTATGGACACAGCTGAACCGACATTCTGCAGTATGGACACAGCTGTACCGACATACGGGAGTATGGGCACAGCTGAACCGACAGACTTGCGTATGGACACAGCTGAACTGACAGACTCGCGTATATACCGACAGACTGGCGTATGGACACAGTTGAACCGACATACTGCAGTATGGACACAGCTGTACCAACATACGGGAGTATGGACACAGCTGAACCGACATAGTATGGGCACGGCTATACCGACAGACTGGCTTATAGATACAGCTGTACCGACAGACTTGCGTACGGACACAACTGAACCGATGGACTTGCGTATGGACACAGCTGAACCGCCATACTGCAGTATGGTCACAGCTGAACCGACATACAGGAGTATGGACACAGCTGAACCGACATACTGGAGTATGGGCACAGCTGAACTGACATACTGCAGTATGGACACAGCTGTACCGACATACGGTAGTATGGACACAGCTGAACCGACAGACTTGCGTATGGACATAAATGAACTGACAGACTCGCGTATGGACACAACTGAACCAACAGACTGGCGTATGGGCACAACTGAACCGACAGACTGGAATATGGGCACCGCTGATCCGACAAAATGGTGTATAGACACAGTTGAACTGACagaattgtttttaaacacAGCTACTCTGACAGTACGGTGA